A stretch of Paenibacillus peoriae DNA encodes these proteins:
- a CDS encoding tautomerase family protein, whose product MPLTRIVTLEGRSSEAKARIKEAVSQTIVDKLQVPENDRFLIIEEHNRENFNFDPNCLDIERSDGFLIVQIILNVGRSSEVKKEFYAALAEQLHEQCNIRTEDVFINLIEVTKDNWSYGNGIAPFIV is encoded by the coding sequence ATGCCTTTAACGCGTATCGTCACGTTGGAAGGACGTTCGAGCGAAGCTAAAGCCCGTATTAAAGAGGCCGTCTCGCAAACGATCGTGGACAAGCTGCAAGTGCCTGAAAATGATCGTTTTTTGATTATCGAGGAACACAACCGAGAGAACTTCAACTTTGATCCAAACTGTCTGGACATTGAAAGAAGCGATGGATTTCTCATCGTTCAAATCATTTTGAATGTCGGCAGATCGTCTGAAGTAAAAAAAGAGTTCTATGCGGCATTAGCTGAACAACTGCATGAGCAGTGCAACATTAGAACCGAGGATGTTTTTATCAATTTAATTGAAGTCACGAAAGACAACTGGTCTTATGGCAACGGCATCGCCCCTTTTATTGTTTAA
- a CDS encoding NB-ARC domain-containing protein codes for MEDEKSLKDWPHDWIKKIRSRPARHNLSKRTRQVDLARQVGVDPRTVQQWENGDRLPSVGSLKRLIQVFLEEGLFLEGAQRKEAEELWLAVKRFSEVRSATKREFPDFDVTWFETVASFEGSAQEGRVATQAVSLARQSQLPKPPSLFIGRNQSMADLKEQLKFHSLVSIVGPGGIGKTSLAVRVASTLAETYPDGIWMFEFGAVKDHHFLGQYLLSTMGLQNQGNRTDLQTILDVISEKRMMFIFDNCEHIIDACAALAESLLMAAPTLSIMVTSREALNISGEYVYRIPPLSFPGEEYSLEVLSEEEIKEFEAVQLFMERALLVAPKLQPTLANLQLVGAICKKLEGIPLAIELAASRMSMLTLEQMEERLASLLTLLTAGKRNAVPRQKTLKSTIDWSYDLLTGKEQLLLRRLSVFSGGFTLEAVERICSCEPTLPTRDDKLAREDMLDLLSGLVNKSLVSIETSDDYRYIRYFMLEAIKEYAGEKMREETDGRNRHVLLERHAQYYSQILNRAEAKFRTRERDACLDEVRQEYANLRSAMQWCYQNDAHTNSIGFHMVSNLYWFWLHEGRLKEGIFWLNRFLESTVHKELPGGDFAKALHGRGVIQLVQGNVEEAMVSAARSAELARDLNHSAQLASSLRLMAFIYINQLLLKDAEPLVKESVDIARKTKDMWNLAASLHAYGKLKLEQKEYHEASMLLKESVYFFESVQDKWEVSGPYESLGYAALKLGQTDQSIECFKNSIAISQIYKGTWILSRGIEGLAIALWAKKAFQKRSSF; via the coding sequence ATGGAAGACGAAAAATCTTTGAAAGATTGGCCCCATGATTGGATTAAAAAAATTCGTTCCAGGCCCGCTAGACATAACCTTTCCAAACGAACACGGCAAGTTGACTTGGCAAGGCAAGTTGGCGTCGATCCACGAACCGTTCAACAGTGGGAGAACGGAGATCGTCTTCCCAGCGTTGGCAGCCTCAAACGTTTGATTCAAGTCTTTTTGGAGGAAGGACTCTTCCTGGAGGGAGCCCAGCGGAAAGAGGCTGAGGAGCTTTGGCTTGCAGTAAAACGCTTTTCGGAAGTGCGCTCTGCAACAAAACGGGAGTTTCCGGATTTTGATGTCACTTGGTTTGAAACCGTTGCTTCGTTCGAAGGTTCCGCGCAGGAAGGTCGGGTTGCCACGCAAGCCGTTTCACTTGCAAGGCAAAGTCAGTTACCGAAGCCTCCTTCTCTCTTTATAGGAAGAAACCAATCCATGGCTGACCTGAAAGAACAGCTGAAGTTCCATTCCCTTGTGTCAATCGTAGGACCCGGAGGGATAGGGAAAACATCACTTGCTGTTCGAGTCGCTTCAACGCTTGCTGAAACGTATCCGGACGGTATTTGGATGTTCGAATTCGGCGCCGTAAAGGATCATCATTTTTTGGGCCAGTATCTGTTATCCACTATGGGACTGCAAAATCAAGGGAATCGAACTGATCTCCAAACCATATTAGATGTAATCTCCGAGAAAAGAATGATGTTTATTTTCGACAACTGCGAACACATCATTGATGCATGCGCGGCTTTAGCTGAATCACTCCTGATGGCTGCGCCAACACTAAGCATCATGGTCACGAGCCGAGAAGCCTTGAACATTTCGGGGGAATACGTCTATCGGATTCCCCCGTTATCCTTTCCAGGTGAGGAGTATTCGCTGGAGGTGCTTTCCGAAGAAGAAATCAAGGAATTTGAAGCCGTGCAACTGTTTATGGAACGCGCGCTTTTGGTTGCTCCTAAGCTTCAACCCACGCTGGCAAACTTGCAGCTTGTAGGTGCCATATGCAAAAAATTAGAAGGGATTCCGTTAGCCATTGAGCTTGCGGCTTCCAGAATGAGTATGTTGACATTAGAACAGATGGAAGAACGTCTGGCGAGTCTGCTGACATTATTGACTGCTGGAAAACGAAATGCTGTGCCTCGGCAAAAAACGCTGAAATCTACAATCGATTGGAGCTACGATCTACTAACCGGCAAGGAGCAACTGCTTCTGAGAAGGCTCAGTGTATTTTCGGGAGGGTTTACGTTGGAGGCAGTGGAGCGGATCTGTAGCTGCGAACCCACATTGCCCACCCGTGATGATAAACTTGCTCGGGAAGATATGCTTGATCTGTTATCCGGACTGGTCAACAAGTCACTCGTCTCAATCGAAACCAGTGATGACTACCGCTACATCCGTTATTTCATGCTGGAAGCCATTAAGGAATATGCTGGCGAGAAGATGCGGGAAGAAACTGACGGCCGTAACAGACATGTTCTTCTTGAACGTCATGCTCAATATTACAGCCAAATTTTGAATCGTGCCGAGGCCAAGTTCAGGACTCGAGAGCGTGATGCCTGCCTTGATGAAGTGAGACAAGAATATGCAAACCTGCGCTCAGCCATGCAATGGTGTTATCAGAATGATGCACATACCAACTCAATTGGATTTCATATGGTTTCAAACCTTTACTGGTTCTGGCTTCATGAAGGCAGATTAAAGGAGGGGATTTTTTGGCTTAATCGTTTTCTGGAAAGTACCGTTCATAAAGAACTGCCTGGTGGAGATTTTGCCAAAGCATTGCATGGGCGGGGCGTCATTCAATTGGTTCAAGGAAACGTTGAAGAAGCCATGGTTTCAGCTGCACGCAGCGCTGAGCTCGCCCGTGATCTGAACCATTCTGCACAATTAGCCTCTTCTCTTCGTCTCATGGCATTTATTTATATCAACCAGCTACTTTTGAAAGATGCCGAGCCTCTCGTTAAGGAGAGCGTTGATATTGCCAGGAAAACGAAGGACATGTGGAATTTGGCGGCTTCGTTGCATGCTTACGGAAAGCTAAAGCTGGAACAAAAGGAGTATCATGAAGCATCCATGCTTCTAAAAGAGAGCGTGTACTTCTTCGAATCGGTTCAGGATAAATGGGAAGTATCCGGTCCGTACGAAAGCCTCGGTTATGCTGCCTTGAAACTTGGGCAGACCGATCAATCCATTGAATGCTTCAAAAATAGCATTGCGATCAGCCAAATTTACAAAGGGACATGGATTCTCTCTCGCGGAATAGAAGGGTTGGCTATAGCTTTATGGGCAAAGAAGGCTTTCCAGAAGCGGTCATCCTTCTGA
- a CDS encoding helix-turn-helix domain-containing protein, which produces MISQIEKGNAMPSFEIISKLAERLNCSITFLLEEVASETVSPPPSIPTQLVRAEQYLESNLLNEFLNIIKSIEITEEDANLKAKQQLLYARYYWLSNDMEKAYEYIENIIQHAPPFDYDIRAKSYALLLTKLFTVDKLLYVDVLLNLGIFHCHLDEITFALKAIY; this is translated from the coding sequence TTGATTAGTCAAATTGAGAAAGGAAATGCGATGCCCTCTTTTGAGATCATTAGCAAGCTTGCGGAGCGATTAAATTGCTCTATTACTTTTCTCTTAGAAGAAGTGGCCTCGGAAACCGTTTCTCCTCCTCCCTCCATTCCTACTCAATTGGTAAGGGCGGAACAATATCTTGAAAGCAATTTGTTAAATGAGTTTCTAAACATAATAAAGAGTATAGAAATCACAGAGGAAGATGCTAATTTAAAAGCCAAGCAACAATTACTTTATGCAAGGTATTACTGGTTATCTAACGATATGGAAAAAGCCTACGAATATATTGAAAATATCATTCAGCATGCGCCTCCTTTTGATTACGATATTAGAGCCAAATCATATGCTTTGCTGCTGACCAAGCTATTTACAGTCGACAAACTACTTTATGTCGATGTTCTTCTCAACCTTGGCATCTTTCACTGCCATTTGGATGAGATTACTTTTGCGTTAAAAGCTATATATTGA
- a CDS encoding aldo/keto reductase produces the protein MQTVTLNNGVKMPIIGFGVYQVPDAEECENAVYEALMAGYRLIDTASGYLNEEAVGRAINRSGVPREQLFITTKLWVQDAGYESTKHAFAKSLKKLQLDYLDLYLIHQPFGDYYGAWRAMEDLYREGKIRAIGVSNFLPDRLMDLIVHNEIVPAVNQIETHPFYQQTESAAFMKEHGVQHQSWAPFAEGLNNMFKNEVLLSIAEKYNKSVAQVVLRWLVQREVVVIPKSVRKERIVENFDIFDFELSADDIEQISALDTRESLFLSYRDPEVAKMMGNWRIDL, from the coding sequence ATGCAAACCGTAACATTAAACAATGGTGTGAAAATGCCGATCATCGGCTTTGGTGTCTACCAAGTTCCAGATGCTGAAGAATGCGAGAACGCTGTATATGAAGCGCTGATGGCTGGTTACCGCCTGATCGACACCGCCTCCGGTTATTTGAATGAGGAAGCGGTCGGTCGTGCGATTAACCGCAGCGGCGTACCGCGTGAGCAGCTGTTCATCACGACCAAGCTCTGGGTTCAGGATGCCGGCTACGAGAGTACCAAGCACGCATTTGCCAAATCCTTGAAGAAGCTTCAACTCGACTATCTCGATCTGTACCTTATTCACCAGCCATTTGGCGATTACTACGGTGCATGGCGTGCGATGGAAGACCTGTACCGCGAAGGCAAGATTAGGGCGATCGGTGTCAGCAACTTCCTACCCGACCGCCTGATGGACCTCATCGTTCATAACGAAATCGTACCCGCCGTCAACCAGATCGAAACGCACCCGTTCTACCAGCAAACAGAGAGCGCAGCTTTTATGAAAGAGCACGGAGTTCAACACCAGTCGTGGGCCCCATTCGCTGAGGGACTTAACAACATGTTCAAAAACGAAGTGTTGCTCTCGATCGCAGAAAAATACAACAAGTCCGTCGCTCAGGTCGTATTGCGCTGGCTTGTTCAGCGTGAAGTCGTTGTAATTCCAAAATCGGTGAGAAAAGAGCGGATCGTCGAAAACTTTGACATTTTCGATTTTGAGTTGAGCGCGGATGATATCGAACAAATCTCGGCCCTCGATACGCGGGAAAGTCTTTTCTTATCGTATCGCGACCCGGAAGTCGCCAAGATGATGGGCAACTGGAGAATCGATCTGTAA
- a CDS encoding MerR family transcriptional regulator has translation MHTVKEAAQITGLTEHAVRFYTDKGLVPSVQRNQNNIRMFDEESINWLHGVKCLKQSGMPIEVIKMYVDFCLEGDSTIPQRYTLMMEHKEAALIKLEEAKQHVAHLEQKTALYQAILEHRSPDTTNPGNWDKIQHMHSDVFYSPSVRKARDLRETQPLEENPLF, from the coding sequence ATGCATACAGTCAAAGAAGCTGCCCAGATAACGGGACTCACCGAGCACGCTGTACGCTTTTACACGGATAAAGGCCTGGTACCAAGCGTACAGCGCAATCAAAACAACATTCGGATGTTCGACGAAGAATCGATCAACTGGTTGCATGGCGTCAAATGTCTCAAGCAATCCGGGATGCCGATTGAAGTCATTAAAATGTACGTCGATTTCTGTCTCGAAGGGGATTCGACCATTCCGCAACGCTACACACTCATGATGGAGCATAAGGAAGCGGCGCTCATTAAGCTCGAAGAAGCCAAACAGCACGTTGCCCATTTGGAACAAAAAACGGCTCTATATCAGGCCATTCTGGAGCACCGCTCTCCAGACACGACCAATCCTGGCAACTGGGATAAAATTCAGCATATGCATAGTGACGTTTTTTACTCGCCCTCTGTTCGGAAGGCTAGAGATCTACGTGAGACACAACCACTCGAAGAAAATCCTCTGTTTTAA